The Vitis riparia cultivar Riparia Gloire de Montpellier isolate 1030 chromosome 3, EGFV_Vit.rip_1.0, whole genome shotgun sequence genome includes a region encoding these proteins:
- the LOC117909207 gene encoding DNA-3-methyladenine glycosylase 1-like: MGEQTQTQTQTTQPPSSLPENPSPAKSRKMSSHSSPRTAIFLPITRLLSSDDVVAAALRHLRRSDPVLAPVIDAYEPPKFENSDTPFLALAKSILYQQITHKAGTTIYNRFVSLCGGETRVCPISVLALTPPQLLQIGVSARKVSFLHDLANKYRTGILSDSKILKMEDRALVSLIAMVKGFGVLSVHLFMIFALHRPDVLPVGDANLRKGVQMLYGLEELPRPSQMEKLCERWRPYRSVASWYIWRLSEANGVQGKAESGETGAGSRKGPATT; this comes from the coding sequence ATGGGTGAgcaaacccaaacccaaacccaaactACTCAGCCACCCTCTTCTTTACCCGAGAATCCATCGCCGGCGAAGTCTCGGAAGATGTCCTCTCACTCTTCTCCACGGACGGCCATTTTTCTGCCAATTACGAGACTGTTGTCTTCTGATGATGTTGTCGCTGCCGCTCTCCGCCACCTGAGAAGATCCGACCCGGTTCTTGCTCCGGTGATTGATGCGTATGAGCCACCGAAATTCGAGAATTCGGACACTCCGTTTCTGGCTTTAGCGAAGAGCATTTTATACCAGCAAATTACGCACAAGGCCGGCACCACCATTTACAACCGCTTTGTGTCGCTCTGCGGCGGGGAGACTAGGGTTTGTCCAATCTCGGTTCTGGCGCTGACCCCTCCGCAGCTTCTCCAAATTGGGGTTTCGGCTCGGAAAGTGAGCTTCTTGCACGACCTTGCGAACAAGTATCGGACCGGAATTTTATCGGATTCGAAGATTTTGAAGATGGAAGATAGGGCTTTGGTTTCATTGATAGCGATGGTGAAGGGTTTTGGCGTGTTGTCCGTACACTTGTTCATGATCTTCGCTCTTCACCGCCCCGATGTGCTTCCGGTGGGCGACGCTAATCTCCGAAAAGGGGTTCAAATGCTCTACGGTCTTGAAGAATTGCCGCGGCCTTCGCAGATGGAGAAGCTCTGCGAGCGGTGGAGGCCTTATAGGTCTGTTGCTTCTTGGTATATATGGAGACTAAGTGAGGCCAATGGAGTTCAGGGCAAGGCTGAATCCGGAGAAACTGGTGCTGGATCGCGTAAGGGACCTGCAACAACTTGA
- the LOC117911502 gene encoding putative aminoacrylate hydrolase RutD isoform X2: MVNTVTLYKSLLQTLMKLAGVEPRKVEIEPGTVMNFWVPTKPKTEEIIQKPSVVFVHGFGADGILTWMFQVFNLTSHYSVYVPDLLFFGGSTTSARNRSLRFQTECLATGLRKLGVERCVVVGLSYGGMIGFKMAELYPDLVESMVVSGSVEALTESLSSTRLKGLGQKRWSDFLLPTTAEGVKELFRVATHWLPPWIPNRIFKDYFEVMFSHRKEREELLEAMIIKDEDFTPHHYHQTIGRESETAIHREGRPPSSIREALCIQRAPQADSSLFNNR; encoded by the exons ATGGTGAACACCGTGACACTCTACAAGTCCTTACTCCAAACCCTCATGAAACTCGCCGGAGTTGAGCCAAGAAAAGTGGAGATCGAGCCAGGAACGGTCATGAACTTCTGGGTCCCCACCAAACCCAAAACTGAAGAGATTATTCAGAAGCCCAGTGTGGTCTTTGTTCATGGCTTCGGTGCAGATGGAATTCTAACGTGGATGTTTCAAGTGTTCAATCTGACAAGCCATTATTCAGTCTACGTGCCGGACCTGCTCTTCTTCGGCGGCTCCACCACCTCCGCCAGGAACAGATCGCTGAGGTTCCAGACGGAGTGTCTGGCAACTGGGTTGAGGAAGCTTGGGGTGGAGAGGTGTGTGGTGGTGGGGTTGAGCTACGGAGGCATGATTGGGTTCAAGATGGCTGAACTGTACCCAGATTTGGTGGAGTCAATGGTGGTGAGCGGGTCGGTGGAGGCCTTGACGGAGTCGCTCAGCAGTACGAGGCTGAAGGGACTTGGGCAGAAGCGGTGGTCTGATTTTTTGCTGCCCACCACCGCGGAGGGTGTGAAGGAGCTGTTCAGAGTTGCTACTCACTGGTTACCGCCATGGATTCCCAATCGGATTTTCAAGGACTACTTTGAG GTGATGTTTAGCCACAGAAAGGAGAGGGAAGAACTCCTGGAGGCTATGATAATCAAGGACGAGGACTTCACTCCACATCACTACCATCAG ACAATTGGGAGAGAAAGCGAAACTGCAATACATAGAGAAGGCAGGCCACCTAGCTCAATTAGAGAGGCCTTGTGTATACAACGCGCACCTCAAGCAGATTCTAGCCTCTTTAACAACAGATAA
- the LOC117911720 gene encoding epoxide hydrolase 4-like — protein MVNIVTLQKSLVQILMKFNGVEPKKVEIEPGTVTNFWAPAKPKTEETQKPNMVLVHGFGVEGILTWMFQVFALKSHYSVYVPDLLFFGDSATAAGNRSPRFQAECLATGLRKLGVERCVVVGLSYGGMIGFKMAELYPDLVESMLVSGSVEALTESPSNRRLKRLGLRRWSECLMPTTVEGVKEMFRVGTYWLPPWIPNWIFKDYLGVMFSHRKEREELLEALVIRDEDFTPYNHYHQRMYLLWGDGDKIFDLEVAHNLKEQLGDKAKLQCIEKAGHLSQLERPCAYNAHLKRILASLTAYEQLQ, from the exons ATGGTGAACATCGTTACACTGCAGAAGTCCCTTGTCCAAATCCTCATGAAGTTCAATGGAGTTGAACCCAAAAAGGTGGAGATCGAGCCAGGAACCGTCACGAACTTCTGGGCCCCCGCCAAACCGAAAACTGAAGAAACCCAGAAGCCGAATATGGTTCTTGTTCATGGCTTCGGTGTGGAAGGGATACTAACGTGGATGTTCCAAGTTTTTGCTCTCAAAAGCCATTATTCAGTCTACGTGCCGGACCTCCTCTTCTTCGGGGACTCCGCCACCGCCGCCGGGAACAGGTCGCCGAGGTTCCAGGCGGAGTGTCTGGCCACTGGGTTGAGGAAGCTTGGGGTGGAGAGGTGTGTGGTGGTGGGGTTGAGCTACGGAGGCATGATTGGGTTCAAGATGGCTGAATTGTACCCAGATTTGGTGGAGTCAATGTTGGTGAGCGGGTCGGTGGAGGCCTTGACGGAGTCGCCCAGCAATCGGAGGCTGAAGAGACTAGGGTTGCGGCGGTGGTCGGAGTGTTTGATGCCGACCACTGTGGAAGGCGTGAAGGAGATGTTCAGAGTCGGTACTTACTGGTTACCGCCATGGATTCCCAATTGGATTTTCAAGGACTATCTTGGG GTGATGTTCAGCCACAGAAAGGAGAGAGAAGAACTTCTGGAAGCTTTGGTCATCAGGGACGAGGACTTCACACCGTATAACCACTACCACCAG AGGATGTATCTGCTCTGGGGCGATGGTGACAAGATTTTTGACTTGGAAGTGGCACACAACTTGAAAGA ACAATTGGGAGACAAAGCGAAGCTGCAATGCATAGAGAAGGCAGGCCATCTATCTCAATTAGAGAGGCCTTGTGCCTACAACGCCCACCTCAAGCGGATTCTGGCCTCTTTGACAGCATATGAGCAGCTGCAATAA
- the LOC117911502 gene encoding putative aminoacrylate hydrolase RutD isoform X3: MVNTVTLYKSLLQTLMKLAGVEPRKVEIEPGTVMNFWVPTKPKTEEIIQKPSVVFVHGFGADGILTWMFQVFNLTSHYSVYVPDLLFFGGSTTSARNRSLRFQTECLATGLRKLGVERCVVVGLSYGGMIGFKMAELYPDLVESMVVSGSVEALTESLSSTRLKGLGQKRWSDFLLPTTAEGVKELFRVATHWLPPWIPNRIFKDYFEVMFSHRKEREELLEAMIIKDEDFTPHHYHQRIFFVWGDDDKIFHLEIAHKLTE, from the exons ATGGTGAACACCGTGACACTCTACAAGTCCTTACTCCAAACCCTCATGAAACTCGCCGGAGTTGAGCCAAGAAAAGTGGAGATCGAGCCAGGAACGGTCATGAACTTCTGGGTCCCCACCAAACCCAAAACTGAAGAGATTATTCAGAAGCCCAGTGTGGTCTTTGTTCATGGCTTCGGTGCAGATGGAATTCTAACGTGGATGTTTCAAGTGTTCAATCTGACAAGCCATTATTCAGTCTACGTGCCGGACCTGCTCTTCTTCGGCGGCTCCACCACCTCCGCCAGGAACAGATCGCTGAGGTTCCAGACGGAGTGTCTGGCAACTGGGTTGAGGAAGCTTGGGGTGGAGAGGTGTGTGGTGGTGGGGTTGAGCTACGGAGGCATGATTGGGTTCAAGATGGCTGAACTGTACCCAGATTTGGTGGAGTCAATGGTGGTGAGCGGGTCGGTGGAGGCCTTGACGGAGTCGCTCAGCAGTACGAGGCTGAAGGGACTTGGGCAGAAGCGGTGGTCTGATTTTTTGCTGCCCACCACCGCGGAGGGTGTGAAGGAGCTGTTCAGAGTTGCTACTCACTGGTTACCGCCATGGATTCCCAATCGGATTTTCAAGGACTACTTTGAG GTGATGTTTAGCCACAGAAAGGAGAGGGAAGAACTCCTGGAGGCTATGATAATCAAGGACGAGGACTTCACTCCACATCACTACCATCAG AGGATATTTTTTGTGTGGGGTGATGATGACAAGATATTCCACTTGGAAATTGCCCACAAGTTAACAGAGTGA
- the LOC117911704 gene encoding protein RADIALIS-like 3, translating into MASGSRMGSGLWTSKQNKLFEKALALYDKDTPDRWQNVAKAVGGKSAEEVKRHYEILIEDLKHIESGHVPIPNYKSTGSNSIGDQEQRLLKCIKLQ; encoded by the exons ATGGCATCAGGGTCTCGCATGGGCTCTGGCTTATGGACTTCAAAGCAAAACAAACTGTTTGAAAAGGCTCTAGCCTTGTATGACAAGGACACCCCAGACCGTTGGCAGAATGTAGCCAAGGCTGTGGGTGGGAAGTCTGCTGAGGAAGTGAAGAGACACTATGAGATCCTCATTGAGGATCTCAAACATATCGAATCGGGCCATGTTCCGATTCCTAATTACAAGTCCACTGGAAGCAACAGCATTGGTGATCAAGAACAGAG GCTGCTGAAGTGTATAAAGCTGCAATAA
- the LOC117911502 gene encoding putative aminoacrylate hydrolase RutD isoform X1: protein MVNTVTLYKSLLQTLMKLAGVEPRKVEIEPGTVMNFWVPTKPKTEEIIQKPSVVFVHGFGADGILTWMFQVFNLTSHYSVYVPDLLFFGGSTTSARNRSLRFQTECLATGLRKLGVERCVVVGLSYGGMIGFKMAELYPDLVESMVVSGSVEALTESLSSTRLKGLGQKRWSDFLLPTTAEGVKELFRVATHWLPPWIPNRIFKDYFEVMFSHRKEREELLEAMIIKDEDFTPHHYHQRIFFVWGDDDKIFHLEIAHKLTEQLGEKAKLQYIEKAGHLAQLERPCVYNAHLKQILASLTTDKQL from the exons ATGGTGAACACCGTGACACTCTACAAGTCCTTACTCCAAACCCTCATGAAACTCGCCGGAGTTGAGCCAAGAAAAGTGGAGATCGAGCCAGGAACGGTCATGAACTTCTGGGTCCCCACCAAACCCAAAACTGAAGAGATTATTCAGAAGCCCAGTGTGGTCTTTGTTCATGGCTTCGGTGCAGATGGAATTCTAACGTGGATGTTTCAAGTGTTCAATCTGACAAGCCATTATTCAGTCTACGTGCCGGACCTGCTCTTCTTCGGCGGCTCCACCACCTCCGCCAGGAACAGATCGCTGAGGTTCCAGACGGAGTGTCTGGCAACTGGGTTGAGGAAGCTTGGGGTGGAGAGGTGTGTGGTGGTGGGGTTGAGCTACGGAGGCATGATTGGGTTCAAGATGGCTGAACTGTACCCAGATTTGGTGGAGTCAATGGTGGTGAGCGGGTCGGTGGAGGCCTTGACGGAGTCGCTCAGCAGTACGAGGCTGAAGGGACTTGGGCAGAAGCGGTGGTCTGATTTTTTGCTGCCCACCACCGCGGAGGGTGTGAAGGAGCTGTTCAGAGTTGCTACTCACTGGTTACCGCCATGGATTCCCAATCGGATTTTCAAGGACTACTTTGAG GTGATGTTTAGCCACAGAAAGGAGAGGGAAGAACTCCTGGAGGCTATGATAATCAAGGACGAGGACTTCACTCCACATCACTACCATCAG AGGATATTTTTTGTGTGGGGTGATGATGACAAGATATTCCACTTGGAAATTGCCCACAAGTTAACAGA ACAATTGGGAGAGAAAGCGAAACTGCAATACATAGAGAAGGCAGGCCACCTAGCTCAATTAGAGAGGCCTTGTGTATACAACGCGCACCTCAAGCAGATTCTAGCCTCTTTAACAACAGATAAGCAGTTGTAA